One stretch of Streptomyces sp. A2-16 DNA includes these proteins:
- a CDS encoding sporulation protein, with protein sequence MSREPNAHLVAVMDEAQVSNKGLAKRMKDAAEQRGVHLGTTHVSVQRWRDGAGITPQTAAIMADVLSTKTGRRITPGDLGFFDHSQQPAPQPIGYADTVPDVLSILERLADQSPDAPASDQLAIADGDLNSAVLSWMIARPDGIQPDRPSHQRVGMRDVRAIKDAAGMFMQLDFKYGGGHGHKALRHYFRHEVLPLLDASYSGKVGTALFGAAAEVSQLLAWTAYDTGNHQLAHRYLTSMLRLSQVIDDRMFGARILGNLSHQANYLGNHAQAIQLARAAVEGAKGRATPRAMANYSAMEARALSNAGDRIAAGRAMNEAQRHFENADTAEDPAWLGYFDSAELMGELCHCFRDLKMRREAVEQAQRAVDSTDPKYARTLGFCRMVLAQSQLLNGELEAAVTTASLAVDGGDTLQSRRFQRYVTDFQAEVSIHATNPTVAAFNDQVHDALARLEDDD encoded by the coding sequence ATGAGCCGAGAGCCGAACGCGCACTTAGTTGCCGTCATGGACGAAGCGCAGGTCTCGAACAAGGGTCTTGCGAAGCGGATGAAGGACGCCGCCGAGCAGCGCGGCGTGCACCTCGGAACAACCCACGTTTCCGTGCAGCGATGGCGGGACGGCGCAGGCATTACACCTCAGACCGCCGCGATCATGGCAGACGTGCTGAGCACCAAAACCGGCCGTCGGATCACACCCGGCGATCTCGGTTTCTTCGATCACTCGCAGCAGCCGGCACCCCAGCCCATCGGCTACGCGGACACAGTGCCGGACGTTCTGTCCATTCTGGAGCGCCTCGCCGACCAATCCCCCGACGCCCCGGCATCCGACCAGTTGGCCATCGCGGACGGCGACCTCAATTCTGCCGTCCTGTCCTGGATGATCGCGCGCCCGGACGGTATTCAGCCCGACAGACCCAGCCACCAGCGCGTCGGCATGCGCGACGTCCGCGCGATCAAGGACGCGGCCGGGATGTTCATGCAGCTCGACTTCAAGTACGGCGGAGGCCATGGCCACAAGGCCCTACGCCACTACTTCCGCCACGAGGTCCTGCCTCTCCTCGATGCCAGCTACAGCGGGAAGGTGGGCACCGCGCTCTTCGGTGCAGCCGCCGAGGTCTCGCAGCTGCTCGCATGGACCGCGTACGACACCGGAAACCACCAGCTCGCCCACCGCTACCTGACTTCCATGCTGCGCCTGTCCCAGGTCATCGACGACCGCATGTTCGGCGCCCGCATCCTCGGCAACCTCAGCCACCAGGCCAACTACCTCGGCAACCACGCTCAGGCCATCCAACTGGCCCGCGCCGCCGTCGAGGGCGCCAAGGGACGTGCTACGCCGCGCGCCATGGCGAACTACTCGGCTATGGAAGCCCGCGCACTGTCCAACGCAGGCGACCGCATCGCCGCAGGCCGCGCCATGAATGAGGCGCAGCGCCACTTCGAGAACGCCGACACCGCCGAGGATCCCGCGTGGCTCGGCTACTTCGACTCCGCGGAGCTCATGGGCGAACTCTGCCACTGCTTCCGTGATCTCAAGATGCGCCGCGAAGCCGTCGAGCAGGCTCAGCGCGCCGTCGACAGCACAGACCCGAAGTACGCCCGAACGTTGGGGTTCTGCCGCATGGTGCTGGCTCAAAGCCAGCTCCTGAACGGCGAGTTGGAAGCCGCCGTCACGACAGCAAGCCTGGCCGTAGACGGCGGCGACACACTCCAATCGAGACGATTCCAGCGGTACGTGACCGACTTCCAGGCCGAGGTAAGCATCCACGCCACGAACCCCACCGTGGCCGCATTCAACGACCAGGTGCACGACGCACTTGCCCGCCTGGAGGACGACGACTAG
- a CDS encoding aminoglycoside phosphotransferase family protein, protein MAVDAARSEEGFTSTGATRVMVAACRAAGLDDRDAELIRLGENALFRLASVPVIVRVARGEEWLPKARTEVDVSKWLAEEGFPAARIVEDLEQPLLVEGHPVTFWHLIVEGDRKATYGELGGVLRDLHSLTLPEGLELPAFEPFDKQELRMERAVIPPDDKVFLRKRWRELQDKYAELRFETPKGPVHGDAHVQNLMVDDRGQVILIDFEAFCYDHPEWDLMVTAVEHHSLGWQTDEQYADFVAAYGRDLYDWPGYETLRGLQEFGMTTWLMQNVQEDEETAAEYRRRIAGLRNDDAPRDWRPW, encoded by the coding sequence ATGGCGGTTGACGCTGCTCGATCGGAAGAGGGGTTCACGTCCACGGGAGCTACGCGGGTGATGGTGGCCGCGTGCCGGGCGGCGGGGCTCGACGACAGAGACGCGGAGTTGATCCGGCTCGGAGAGAACGCGTTGTTCCGGCTGGCCTCGGTGCCGGTGATCGTGCGTGTGGCCCGCGGGGAAGAGTGGCTGCCGAAGGCGCGTACGGAGGTCGACGTCTCCAAGTGGCTGGCGGAGGAAGGGTTTCCTGCTGCGCGCATCGTTGAGGATCTTGAGCAGCCGCTCTTGGTCGAAGGGCACCCTGTGACGTTCTGGCACCTGATAGTCGAGGGTGATCGCAAGGCCACCTACGGAGAGTTGGGCGGTGTCCTGCGGGATCTGCACTCCTTGACGCTGCCGGAGGGACTCGAACTGCCGGCGTTCGAGCCGTTCGACAAGCAGGAGCTGCGGATGGAGCGGGCTGTGATCCCGCCGGATGACAAGGTCTTCCTACGGAAGCGGTGGCGGGAGCTCCAAGACAAGTACGCGGAACTGCGGTTCGAGACGCCCAAGGGGCCGGTGCACGGGGATGCGCACGTGCAGAACCTCATGGTGGATGATCGCGGGCAAGTGATCCTGATCGACTTCGAAGCCTTCTGCTACGACCATCCTGAGTGGGATCTGATGGTCACGGCTGTCGAGCATCACAGTCTTGGGTGGCAGACCGATGAGCAGTACGCCGACTTCGTGGCCGCGTACGGGCGGGACCTGTACGACTGGCCTGGGTACGAGACGCTGCGCGGTTTGCAGGAGTTCGGCATGACGACGTGGCTCATGCAGAACGTGCAGGAGGACGAGGAGACGGCGGCTGAGTACCGCCGGCGCATCGCTGGTCTGCGAAACGATGACGCTCCTCGGGACTGGCGGCCCTGGTAG
- a CDS encoding UvrD-helicase domain-containing protein: protein MRSRVSAPDTPADIQLRGLLDGDQLRSFVMVAGAGSGKTTSLVKALDHVVTQHGARLRARTQQVACITYTEVAAKEIHSDVGNSPLVSVSTIHSFLWTLIKPFQRDIGRWVDHHIRSAIQEIQEKQENYTSRTRSTTIAKDASDLEKLNLQLQLVKEVERYSYGVGSDYAKGILGHEDIVTMVPDLILDSKLLVRIVASKHPYIFVDESQDTFPKVVEALKYIDAQVQGAICLGFFGDPMQQIFQRGVGEIVAEAEWERIEKPENFRSSSRVLNVINQVRSDADGMVQVPGRLPEKQVAGEFFFFVLPADDQRSERLERVRAWLGQNSEAGSWAADSADDGEGAKILMIVHRMVAKRMGFEQLYAAFHDGGSKGLKEAFDEGDAWPLRPFEDVILPICAADSVDSPSVIAVLRQSGGVFNLDASDQDLRKRLTLARDAVSLLRTNVTEGGSGSVGKALRLAVAAGLFAPDPRLSAYLEPDGMHAEIVLGSETKEVLDAFLACDVGEISAYFRYIQQQSPYATQHGTKGTEFSKVIVVLDDEEGKYSLYSYEKLFGIKELSDTDKRNLAAGKDSVLERTRRLLYVCVSRAVESLAVVVFAGNTAEAKLAIEKSKIVAGGKILTDADLAPEAS, encoded by the coding sequence ATGAGATCACGAGTCTCTGCGCCGGACACGCCCGCAGACATCCAGTTGCGTGGTCTCCTGGACGGAGATCAGCTCCGGTCCTTCGTCATGGTTGCTGGCGCTGGTTCAGGGAAAACAACTTCCCTAGTGAAGGCGCTCGATCATGTAGTGACGCAGCACGGTGCCCGTCTAAGGGCTCGAACTCAGCAAGTCGCATGCATCACCTATACCGAGGTAGCCGCTAAGGAAATCCATTCTGATGTGGGCAACAGCCCTCTAGTCTCCGTGTCCACCATTCACAGTTTCTTGTGGACCCTAATTAAACCGTTCCAGAGGGATATAGGTAGGTGGGTCGATCATCACATCCGGAGTGCGATTCAAGAGATCCAGGAAAAGCAGGAGAATTACACATCGCGCACACGTAGCACGACCATAGCGAAGGATGCTTCTGACCTAGAGAAGCTTAACCTCCAGCTTCAGTTAGTCAAAGAGGTTGAACGTTACTCGTATGGTGTTGGAAGTGACTACGCAAAGGGAATCCTTGGTCACGAGGACATTGTTACGATGGTTCCCGATTTGATTCTCGACAGCAAGCTCCTCGTGCGAATCGTTGCTAGCAAGCATCCATATATTTTCGTCGACGAGAGTCAGGACACCTTTCCTAAGGTCGTCGAGGCGCTCAAATATATTGATGCGCAGGTCCAGGGTGCCATCTGCCTTGGCTTCTTCGGAGACCCTATGCAGCAGATCTTTCAGCGGGGTGTGGGGGAGATCGTTGCAGAGGCAGAGTGGGAGCGAATCGAGAAACCAGAGAACTTTCGTAGCTCAAGCAGAGTTCTCAATGTTATTAATCAGGTGCGGTCGGATGCCGATGGCATGGTTCAGGTGCCCGGACGCCTTCCAGAGAAGCAAGTGGCTGGTGAGTTCTTCTTCTTCGTTCTTCCCGCGGATGACCAGAGAAGTGAACGACTGGAACGGGTCCGAGCTTGGCTTGGGCAAAACAGTGAGGCCGGCAGTTGGGCTGCGGACTCGGCTGATGACGGCGAAGGTGCGAAGATTCTCATGATCGTCCATCGGATGGTGGCCAAGCGCATGGGATTTGAGCAACTTTATGCTGCCTTCCACGACGGTGGCTCGAAGGGCTTGAAAGAGGCCTTCGACGAGGGTGATGCCTGGCCGCTCCGTCCGTTCGAGGACGTTATTCTTCCTATTTGTGCAGCTGATAGCGTCGACTCTCCGTCTGTAATCGCGGTCCTTCGCCAGAGTGGCGGCGTTTTTAATTTGGACGCATCAGACCAGGATTTGAGGAAAAGACTGACCCTTGCGCGTGACGCCGTATCCCTACTCCGAACTAACGTGACCGAGGGTGGCTCAGGATCTGTCGGCAAGGCCCTGAGACTGGCTGTGGCTGCTGGCCTTTTTGCTCCTGATCCGCGACTCTCTGCATACCTGGAACCTGATGGTATGCATGCAGAGATCGTCCTCGGTTCGGAAACTAAAGAAGTTCTAGATGCCTTCTTGGCCTGCGATGTAGGCGAAATCTCGGCCTATTTCAGGTACATCCAACAGCAATCTCCGTACGCCACGCAACATGGAACTAAGGGGACGGAATTTTCCAAGGTCATAGTTGTCCTGGACGATGAAGAGGGGAAGTACAGCCTTTACTCGTATGAGAAGTTGTTCGGGATCAAGGAACTCTCGGATACCGACAAGCGAAACCTAGCCGCAGGAAAGGATTCGGTCTTGGAGCGGACTAGGCGTCTGCTCTATGTGTGCGTATCACGCGCGGTTGAATCGCTTGCCGTTGTCGTATTCGCAGGCAACACGGCTGAGGCCAAGTTGGCAATTGAGAAATCGAAGATCGTGGCTGGCGGAAAGATTCTGACCGATGCTGACCTTGCACCAGAAGCCAGCTGA
- a CDS encoding ATP-dependent endonuclease, with translation MRVKPAEHSASDVLENSEPKMSRDSVHIKSFRVQNFRRLKNVRVDLDKQTTIFVGANNSGKTSATHVFQRFLDPKVRFQIYDFSADCWDTFNSFDPVTGDAESDLPKIYFDLWFEVDDDNMHRVLDLLPGLDWDGEPVGLRMIYAPRDPSSLVANYQKSRKDRKLPDEHSDGAYKPWPLDLTDYLTKRLTSEYEVKYYVLDARQCDADLIPKAGYHPFYLGTNASGAGAMVSALIKVDFLNAQRHLTDSESHGRAEDLSRRLSRYYQRNLDKFETDLDALSAIANSESALNEHFAQAFDSILKSIEHLGYPGATNAGLVVKASFNVQNVLSTSARVHYMLPSVNGALLPESSQVLPDQYNGLGFKNLIYMAVEILDFHHAWEDVEGQRPPVHLIMIEEPEAHLHAQLQQVFIRRVFELLPEAKPGFHTQMVVTTHSSHILYESSFKPIRYFCRDKGAQATHRSDVKNLSVFYNGEEEATRNFLQQYLKLTHCDLFFADAAVLVEGNVERLLLPLIIERKFPALKACHLTILEVGGAFAHKFQELLDFLEITTLVITDLDSVEAPEETSVEAKESEGGHACKTTEPRAITSNETLKHWFPKLTTIDEFLDLPDSEKIVKGADKEDGNIRVAYQTRRLAEWGTGAVELAGRTLEEAFALENLSWTQEPSRRAVGLSIPKSGQLTLEELHDALFKRVRNLDKTRFALGLIAEQDAAWRPPRYIMDGLIWLRERLLSQPAGPSSGEGRGV, from the coding sequence ATGCGCGTAAAGCCGGCCGAGCATTCGGCTAGCGACGTGCTTGAAAATTCAGAACCGAAGATGTCGAGGGACTCAGTGCATATTAAGTCATTTCGAGTTCAGAACTTTCGCCGCCTAAAGAATGTTCGGGTAGACCTCGACAAGCAGACGACTATTTTCGTCGGAGCGAACAATAGCGGCAAGACGTCTGCAACTCATGTGTTCCAGCGCTTCCTGGACCCTAAGGTTCGCTTTCAGATTTACGATTTCTCAGCAGACTGCTGGGATACTTTCAACAGCTTTGACCCCGTCACGGGTGATGCGGAGTCTGACCTACCCAAGATCTACTTTGATCTTTGGTTCGAAGTAGATGACGATAATATGCATCGCGTACTCGATCTCCTACCTGGCCTCGACTGGGACGGGGAGCCCGTGGGACTGCGAATGATTTATGCGCCGCGAGACCCTTCCTCGTTGGTAGCGAACTACCAGAAGTCGCGCAAAGACAGGAAACTGCCTGACGAGCATTCTGACGGCGCTTATAAACCCTGGCCTTTGGACCTTACTGACTACCTCACTAAGCGACTGACGAGTGAGTATGAAGTTAAGTACTACGTACTCGACGCCCGGCAGTGTGATGCTGATCTGATCCCTAAGGCCGGATATCACCCCTTCTATCTCGGAACGAATGCTTCCGGCGCCGGTGCAATGGTCAGCGCACTCATCAAAGTCGATTTCCTAAATGCCCAGCGACATCTCACGGACTCGGAGTCGCATGGCAGAGCTGAAGACCTGTCTCGGAGGCTAAGTAGGTACTATCAGCGCAACTTGGACAAGTTCGAGACGGACCTGGATGCACTTAGCGCTATCGCTAATTCAGAATCCGCTCTTAATGAGCATTTCGCTCAAGCTTTCGACTCCATTCTCAAGAGTATTGAGCACCTCGGGTACCCGGGCGCCACTAATGCCGGTCTCGTGGTCAAAGCTTCGTTCAATGTCCAGAACGTGTTGAGCACGAGTGCCCGCGTTCACTACATGCTTCCATCTGTCAATGGGGCTCTGCTGCCTGAGTCATCACAGGTTCTGCCGGACCAGTACAACGGTCTGGGCTTTAAAAACCTGATCTACATGGCGGTTGAAATCCTGGACTTCCATCATGCCTGGGAAGACGTGGAGGGGCAGCGTCCGCCAGTACACCTGATCATGATTGAGGAGCCAGAAGCTCACCTGCACGCGCAACTCCAACAGGTCTTTATTCGCAGAGTCTTCGAACTCCTACCCGAGGCTAAGCCGGGGTTCCATACTCAAATGGTTGTCACCACCCATTCGTCACACATCCTGTATGAGAGCAGCTTTAAGCCGATTCGCTACTTTTGCCGAGATAAGGGTGCTCAGGCAACACATCGCAGTGACGTCAAGAATCTTTCGGTCTTCTATAATGGAGAAGAAGAAGCGACCCGCAATTTCCTGCAACAGTACCTAAAGCTGACTCATTGCGACCTATTTTTTGCCGACGCTGCTGTGCTGGTCGAGGGTAACGTCGAGCGGTTGCTGCTGCCCCTGATTATTGAGCGTAAATTCCCTGCACTGAAGGCGTGCCACCTTACCATTCTCGAAGTCGGTGGAGCGTTTGCCCACAAATTTCAGGAGTTGCTTGACTTCCTGGAGATCACGACGCTAGTCATCACGGATCTTGACAGCGTTGAGGCGCCCGAAGAGACGAGTGTGGAGGCTAAGGAATCCGAGGGCGGTCATGCATGCAAGACAACTGAGCCACGTGCCATCACCTCAAATGAGACGCTCAAGCACTGGTTTCCGAAGTTGACCACGATCGATGAATTTCTAGATCTGCCGGACAGTGAAAAGATTGTTAAGGGTGCGGATAAGGAAGACGGAAACATCCGAGTTGCCTATCAGACCCGTCGACTTGCCGAATGGGGGACGGGCGCGGTTGAGCTCGCTGGACGAACCCTCGAAGAAGCCTTCGCGCTGGAGAACTTGTCTTGGACTCAGGAGCCGTCGAGAAGAGCCGTCGGTCTATCCATTCCCAAATCAGGCCAATTGACGCTTGAAGAACTTCACGATGCGCTCTTCAAGCGCGTTCGGAACCTCGATAAAACAAGGTTCGCTTTGGGGCTTATTGCGGAGCAAGACGCTGCATGGAGGCCGCCGCGGTACATCATGGACGGATTGATTTGGCTTCGTGAGCGGTTGTTGTCCCAACCTGCAGGACCCTCGTCAGGGGAAGGGCGGGGAGTATGA
- a CDS encoding HNH endonuclease signature motif containing protein → MTSRVRLGDRSKQPTWLWLMILTAHRGLCVYCGRSRAETLEHEKPIADQGADVWWNFVPSCMDCNRWKNGRSAKEWVRDMDLHHRYPAVGFAKRAMRPEVYAGITRRVERTQREIADPDRRDWFRHHYGHARHKRKAEMFEALHRCREELKGYPHYPWRTPQVRETKADICLRLICCGHMHPDARSVHAMLSAEQYQAFQRAAYRERVHQGELVGKIVRQYLTENAE, encoded by the coding sequence ATGACGAGCAGGGTCCGCCTGGGCGATCGCAGCAAGCAGCCGACCTGGTTGTGGCTGATGATCTTGACGGCTCACCGTGGACTCTGTGTGTACTGCGGGCGATCGCGTGCCGAGACGCTGGAGCACGAAAAGCCCATCGCCGACCAGGGTGCTGACGTCTGGTGGAACTTCGTTCCGTCGTGCATGGACTGCAACCGTTGGAAGAACGGGCGCAGCGCAAAGGAATGGGTTCGAGATATGGACCTGCATCACCGCTATCCCGCTGTCGGGTTCGCAAAACGAGCTATGAGGCCCGAGGTCTACGCCGGCATCACCAGGCGGGTGGAGCGCACCCAGCGCGAGATAGCCGACCCTGACCGTCGCGACTGGTTCCGGCACCACTACGGCCATGCGAGGCACAAACGCAAGGCAGAGATGTTCGAGGCGCTCCACCGCTGCCGAGAGGAGCTGAAGGGCTATCCCCACTATCCGTGGCGTACGCCACAGGTCCGCGAAACCAAGGCCGACATCTGTCTACGCCTAATCTGCTGCGGTCACATGCACCCTGATGCTCGATCGGTGCACGCCATGCTGAGCGCCGAGCAGTACCAAGCGTTCCAGCGAGCCGCGTACCGAGAGCGCGTCCATCAAGGGGAACTGGTCGGGAAGATTGTGCGGCAATACCTCACGGAGAACGCTGAGTAG